GCGTCGCTCCCGGCCGTGCATAGGCGATATTCTCGGCAAGCGAGCGGTGAAACAGGATCGGCTCCTGCTGCACGATGGCGATCTGCTGGCGCAGAGACGCCTGGGTGAAGTCGGCGATATTCTGCCCGTCGATGCGGATCTCGCCGGCATTCAAGTCATGGAGACGCTGGATCAGCTTGATGAACGTCGTCTTGCCGGAACCGGAATGCCCGACGAGACCGACACGCTCGCCGGCCGCGATATTGACCGAGAATCCCTCGTAAAGGGGTGCGCGGTGGGCCCCGTAGTGAAAAGTCACATCGCGGAACTCGATCTCGCCCTCGGTGATGCGGATGGGCTTTGCGCCCGGCCGGTCCTCGACGCCGAGCGGCTGGCCGTGAATGGCGACGAGCTCCTCCATGTCGTTGATCGACCGCTGCAAGTTGCGGATATGCATCCCCACCTCCCGCAGATAACCCTGCAGGATGAAGAACGAGGTGAGCACGAACGTTATGTCGCCTGCGGTCGCCTGCCCTCTCGCCCACAGCAGGAGAGCAAAGCCGATCACGGCCGCGCGCAGGACGAGAAGCATTGCGCCCTGCGCCGTACCGTTGAGCGTGCCGCGCGACCAGGTACGGCGCGTCCGGTTCTCCCATTTGCGGAGAACCTTGGCGAGACGTGCGTCCTCTCGCCCTTCCGCACCGAAGGCCTTTACGACGGTATTGCAACTGACCGCATCGGCGAGCGCCCCGCCAAGCCGTGTGTCCCAGCTGTTGGCAAGGCTCGCCATCGGCGCCACATAGCCGAGTGACAGGGAAACGGTAACGGCGATGAAGGCGATCGAGCCGAGACCGATGATCACCCCCATCATCGGCCAGTACCAGGCCATCAGCGCCGTGGACCCGACCAGCATGACGATAGAAGGGAAAAGCGCGACGAGAAGCGTATCGTTCAAGAGATCGAGCGCCCACATGCCGCGCGTGACCTTGCGGACCGTGGAACCGGCGAAGCTGTTGGCATGCCAGTCACTGGAGAACCGCTGGATGTGATGAAAGGCGGCCGCGGCGATATCCGACATCATCTTCAGCGTGAGGCTGACGATACCCATGAAGGTCACATGCCTGAGGATGATGGCACCGAACGACAGCGCCATCAACATCATGAAGGCCGCCATCGCCGCGTTCCAGGCAACCTCGTCGCTCGCCGCACCTGAAATCACCGCGTCGACCAGCCGGCCGGAGTAGAGCGGCGTAAGCACATCGGCGAGCGTCGAAAGCAGTACGGTTGACAGTAGAGCCGCGAGCCGCACCGGCTGCTTCTTCCAATGGGCCCAGGAGAATCGAAAAACGCTACGGAAGGCGCGGTTGCGCGCCGTGAAACGAGTAAATGCCATAGGTGTTGCCCGGTGACGAGCGCACCGGCCTCAATATTTCGAAAGCGTGAAAATGCCGTTGGGGAAAGGGTCAGAACGGCATCAGCGGATCGCCGGCTTCTAAGAAGAAGCGGTGGGGCGATGACAATTCCTGCCTGCTGCGAAGAAGCGCGAACGCTTGCGTCAGAAGGTCAGGATCGTGGATCCGCCCCGTAGGGAGAAGAAAATGCCTGCATCGTAACCTCCCTAATCTGATTGCCGGAGGACCGCTTATAGTTGAGGACGCGGCGCGCGCCAAGCGCCAATATTGTATTTTCCTGCAAGCAGAGCCGGCGTGCTGCAAGTTTGCAACAGTTTGCCGGATCACGCCGCGCAATGCGGCCATAGCCTGCGGCATCCGGGATCGAACGTCGGTTCAGTCTGGGGTCCCCGCCGCGAAGCTGTTGAAAATGCCGCGATTTTGCAGAACTTTCATAATGTGTTGGAAATTTCGCCGCTATTCATTGCAAAGCCTGCCCTGTCGAATTTCAGAAATCATCCTCAGAGGTTGCCCGTGCAGAACAACAACATTCTCGTGGTCGGCGGCGCCGGCTATATCGGCTCGCATACCTGCCTTCAGCTTGCGGCAAAGGGTTACCAACCCGTCGTTTACGACAACCTCTCCAACGGCCACGAGGAATTCGTCAAATGGGGCGTCCTCGAAAAGGGCGACATCCGTGACCGGCAGCGTCTTGAAGAGGTTCTTGCCCGGCACAAGCCGCGGGCGATCCTGCATTTCGCGGCGATGATCGAGGTAGGCGAGTCGGTCAAGGACCCGGCCGCCTTCTATGACAACAATGTCATCGGCACGCTGACCCTTTTGTCTGCGGCGCTTGCCGCGGGCATCGATGCCTTCGTCTTCTCATCGACGTGCGCGACCTACGGACTACCCGACAGCGTACCGATGGACGAGAGCCATAAGCAGGCGCCGATCAATCCCTATGGTCGCACCAAGTGGATCTGCGAGCAGGCGCTGAAGGACTACGGTCTCTACAAGGGCCTTCGCTCGGTCATCCTGCGCTATTTCAATGCCGCGGGTGCAGACTTCGAGGGCCGCATCGGCGAATGGCACGAGCCTGAGACCCATGCGATCCCGCTCGCCATCGATGCGGCACTTGGGCGGCGCGAAGGCTTCAAGGTCTTCGGCACCGACTACGAGACGCGCGACGGAACGTGCGTCCGCGATTATATCCACGTCCTCGATCTGGCGGATGCCCATGTGCGGGCGGTCGACTATCTCCTGGAGGGTGGCGAGAGCGTCGCACTCAATCTCGGGACCGGCACCGGTACCACGGTGAAGGAGCTGCTGGACGCCATCGAAAAAGTGGCCAAGCGACCGTTCAACATCGGCTACGCCGAACGCCGGGAAGGCGACTCGACCACGCTTGTCGCCAACAATGACAAGGCGCGTCAGGTTCTCGGCTGGGAGCCGCAATACGATCTCGCGGCGATCACCGAATCGGCCTGGAACTGGCACTCGCGCAGAAATCAGGGCGGCTGATCTTCCCGACCAGCGACCGTGGCTGCCGGAAATGACGGGGCAGCCCGGTCTTCCAGGTAAGCCGTTCGGGCTTTTCCTGGAGCTTTTCTATTCGGCCGCTCGGCGTGCCGGGCCCGGCGTGACACGCCGGGCCCGGCCGCGCCGCAGCAACGGGCGTTCGAGCATCATATAGGCAGCGATCCCTATGAGCGTTCCCGAAAGAACCCCCGCGAACATCGTCACGGGTGCGCCGAGACCGATCGCAAGGCCTGCCTTGGCCACGACAGAAATCGCAAATGTGTGCCAGAGATAGATCGAATAGGAGGCGTCTCCTAGAAGCCCCGGCAGCGGCAGCGCCCGCACGCAGCCGTTCACCTCGAGCGAAAGCACCCCGGTGACGAGCAGAACCGCCAGCGGCCCGGTCGTCAGTTCGTCGAATGGCAGGCCGAGCACACCGATGAGAGCGAAGCCGCCGAGCGAGCAGGCGAGCAGGGCAGATCCAACGGCGAGCGGCGGTACCCTGCCCTTCAGCCAGAACTCCCCGATGATCATGCCGGCGACGAATTCCAGAATGACCGGTCGCGTATAGGTCAGCATCACCGGATCGTCGAAGGCGACCACGCGGCCCACGATCACCAAGGCAAGGAACAGCCCTGTGACGACGGGCAGCCGCCAGTTGCGCGGCATGAACAGCGAGCCGGCGAAGACGGCGTAGAAGAGCATCTCGAAATTGAGCGTCCAGCCCTGCACCAGCACAGGCCAAATCTCTCCACTGCTCGGCGAGCGCGCGGGCACGAAGAACAGCGACGCCAGAACATGTTCCAGTGTCAGCACCAGATTGGGGAACAGACCCGCCAGTGCCCCGGCGACCATCACGGCGGTCGCGAGCCAATAGACCGGCACGATGCGGCGGCAGCGATCGGCGATGAATTCTACGGGGGTCACGGATCGGCGGTCGCTGATGACCCACATGATGAAGCCGCTGATGACGAAGAAAACATCGACGCCGGCGGCTCCGATCGTGAAATGATAGCCTGTCTTTTCCGCAGCATGGAAGAGCACGACGGCGATTGCCGCAGCCGCGCGAAGATATTGAATGCCGTAGATCGTCTTCAATGGCCGTCTCCCGGCCGCGGCATCATCGGGCCGAAAGACCGCCCGTAGGGCGCCGGATGGAATCCTGCCGGCCAGAGCAGGGTCGCTGCCTGCCGGCGACGCGGTATCGTCAGTTTCCCCGCCGTGAAGTACAAAAGGAAGGATCCGACGTGGTAGGGAGTGAGTATATCGATTTCGACGAAGGCACGAACGAAGAGCAGCGCGCCGACACCGAAGAGCACCATCGCCTCCGGATCTCGATCCTCCGCGAGCAGGCGCTTCAACTGGCCGACGAGCGCTATGACCAGCACCATGGTAAGCAGGATCAGGCCGACCAGGCCCGTCTCCACGACCGCTTCGATAAAGGTGTTGTGGAAATGGAACCCGGCGCGCGAACCGATATAGAACTCCTCCCATAGCCGCTCGGCCTCGGAGAAGCCCTGCACCCAATAGGCCTGGTAGCCGACGCCGAAGAGCGGCGACGCCTTCGCCGCCTCGATGCCCTGCTGCCAAAGATAGGTGCGCCCGGTGAGCGTCGAATCTTTGCCGAAGGCGCCGAGGATCAGATCGACGCCGCCGGCATAGATCATCGCGACGGCGGCAACGCCGCCGAATACCGACGCGGCAATGAAGAGGAGCTTCCTGCTCGCGGGACGCAAGGCCGTGATCGCCCGCATCCCGAGGCAAAGACCGATGACGGCCGCGGTCGTCAACACGGAGGTCGCCGATTGCGACGTCAGCAGGCAATAGGCTGCAAGCAATCCGGCAACCCCTGCCGCGCCCATCCACAGGCCCTTTTCCCCGAGCACAAAGACGGCCGCGAAGGCGAAATAGATGCCGAGCGAGGCGTAGAAGCCCAACTGGTTCTTCGACGCGAATGCGCCAACGAAGCTGTAGGTGCCGTCCAGCGGATCGTAATGATAGGTACCGAAGAGCAGCGAATAGAGGAGCACGATTGCGGCGCCCGCAATCATGCCGCGCGTCAGCGTGCGGGTGTCGATCGTGCGCATCGCGATGAGCGCGCAGACGACATGGCTCAGATACTGTATTCCGGTGCGCAGCGACAAGGACGGGGCCGCAGACCAGAAGATCGAAATGCAGGCGAAGATGGTGAAAGCGAATATCCAGAGATAGCTGGCGTAGTTGCCGAGAACCTTGCGGTAGTCCACGAGGACGAGCGGCAGCCACAGGCCATAATAGGCGAGGATAGAAACCTGTCCGAAGCGCGCCGAATAGGCAAAGACGAAGAGCGACAAGGCCAAGGCGAAGATGCCGTAGACTTCATTCGCTCCAGGTCTGACAAGGCTCGCCTTGGATATCCTCATGCCTGCCTCACCGCATTGCCAGGGCGGTATTCACCTTGATGACATCGCCGGGGAGCACGGGTGTGTTCTCGTCGGCGGCGATTTCGGTCGGCTTGCCGTCCTTGTCGCGAATGATCGAATAGGTGATCGCGGCGGCCTGATCTTCGAGCTGGGCGGCATCTGCCGACTGCAGCAGCGCCTCGGTCATGAGATCCCGGCTGGTGCCGAGCTTCAACGTCAGCGTGTCCAGCTCGGCTTCGGTGTTCTGCAACTCTTGAGCGAGCTGAGCATCCCAGTCGTTGCGGAGGTTCGTTTCGTCCTGCGCCGCTTTGCTCGCATCCTGCTTCGCCTTGAGGGATGCGGTGTCGATGTCCAGCAGTGACGCCTGAACGTCCGCGACCCGCTGCTCAAGGGACAGTTTGCGCTGGCTGAGCGCCAGCCCTTTTTCGGCAAGG
The genomic region above belongs to Sinorhizobium meliloti and contains:
- a CDS encoding ABC transporter ATP-binding protein, coding for MAFTRFTARNRAFRSVFRFSWAHWKKQPVRLAALLSTVLLSTLADVLTPLYSGRLVDAVISGAASDEVAWNAAMAAFMMLMALSFGAIILRHVTFMGIVSLTLKMMSDIAAAAFHHIQRFSSDWHANSFAGSTVRKVTRGMWALDLLNDTLLVALFPSIVMLVGSTALMAWYWPMMGVIIGLGSIAFIAVTVSLSLGYVAPMASLANSWDTRLGGALADAVSCNTVVKAFGAEGREDARLAKVLRKWENRTRRTWSRGTLNGTAQGAMLLVLRAAVIGFALLLWARGQATAGDITFVLTSFFILQGYLREVGMHIRNLQRSINDMEELVAIHGQPLGVEDRPGAKPIRITEGEIEFRDVTFHYGAHRAPLYEGFSVNIAAGERVGLVGHSGSGKTTFIKLIQRLHDLNAGEIRIDGQNIADFTQASLRQQIAIVQQEPILFHRSLAENIAYARPGATQRDIEEAARLASAHDFIAALPKGYGTLVGERGVKLSGGERQRVAIARAFLADAPILILDEATSSLDSESEVLIQQAMERLMTGRTTLVVAHRLSTVRALDRLLVFDRGRIAEEGDHGALIRVKGGIYRSLFERQALELTKGLILSEG
- the galE gene encoding UDP-glucose 4-epimerase GalE — translated: MQNNNILVVGGAGYIGSHTCLQLAAKGYQPVVYDNLSNGHEEFVKWGVLEKGDIRDRQRLEEVLARHKPRAILHFAAMIEVGESVKDPAAFYDNNVIGTLTLLSAALAAGIDAFVFSSTCATYGLPDSVPMDESHKQAPINPYGRTKWICEQALKDYGLYKGLRSVILRYFNAAGADFEGRIGEWHEPETHAIPLAIDAALGRREGFKVFGTDYETRDGTCVRDYIHVLDLADAHVRAVDYLLEGGESVALNLGTGTGTTVKELLDAIEKVAKRPFNIGYAERREGDSTTLVANNDKARQVLGWEPQYDLAAITESAWNWHSRRNQGG
- the exoZ gene encoding exopolysaccharide production protein ExoZ — encoded protein: MKTIYGIQYLRAAAAIAVVLFHAAEKTGYHFTIGAAGVDVFFVISGFIMWVISDRRSVTPVEFIADRCRRIVPVYWLATAVMVAGALAGLFPNLVLTLEHVLASLFFVPARSPSSGEIWPVLVQGWTLNFEMLFYAVFAGSLFMPRNWRLPVVTGLFLALVIVGRVVAFDDPVMLTYTRPVILEFVAGMIIGEFWLKGRVPPLAVGSALLACSLGGFALIGVLGLPFDELTTGPLAVLLVTGVLSLEVNGCVRALPLPGLLGDASYSIYLWHTFAISVVAKAGLAIGLGAPVTMFAGVLSGTLIGIAAYMMLERPLLRRGRARRVTPGPARRAAE
- a CDS encoding O-antigen ligase family protein — protein: MRISKASLVRPGANEVYGIFALALSLFVFAYSARFGQVSILAYYGLWLPLVLVDYRKVLGNYASYLWIFAFTIFACISIFWSAAPSLSLRTGIQYLSHVVCALIAMRTIDTRTLTRGMIAGAAIVLLYSLLFGTYHYDPLDGTYSFVGAFASKNQLGFYASLGIYFAFAAVFVLGEKGLWMGAAGVAGLLAAYCLLTSQSATSVLTTAAVIGLCLGMRAITALRPASRKLLFIAASVFGGVAAVAMIYAGGVDLILGAFGKDSTLTGRTYLWQQGIEAAKASPLFGVGYQAYWVQGFSEAERLWEEFYIGSRAGFHFHNTFIEAVVETGLVGLILLTMVLVIALVGQLKRLLAEDRDPEAMVLFGVGALLFVRAFVEIDILTPYHVGSFLLYFTAGKLTIPRRRQAATLLWPAGFHPAPYGRSFGPMMPRPGDGH